The Niallia alba genome includes a window with the following:
- the coaE gene encoding dephospho-CoA kinase (Dephospho-CoA kinase (CoaE) performs the final step in coenzyme A biosynthesis.), translating to MTIIVGLTGGIASGKSTISSYFQSLNIPIIDADIESRLAVEKGEPAYVEIVSHFGKEILHQDGTLNRQKLGEIIFSNEEERNVLNGIVHPDVRRRMDVKQRQAVESGEKIAILDIPLLFENKLNQTVDRTILVYVDQNVQINRLMKRNDLSYEQAVKRINAQMPLREKLLLADEVINNNGSMEDSINQAKRILEKWQVFPT from the coding sequence ATGACGATAATAGTAGGATTAACTGGAGGGATTGCGAGTGGAAAATCGACGATATCTTCCTATTTTCAATCACTAAACATCCCGATTATTGACGCAGACATCGAATCGAGACTTGCTGTAGAAAAAGGAGAACCAGCATATGTAGAAATAGTGTCCCATTTTGGTAAGGAGATTTTACATCAAGATGGTACCTTAAATAGACAAAAGCTTGGGGAAATTATCTTTTCAAATGAAGAAGAACGGAATGTACTTAATGGCATTGTACATCCTGATGTAAGAAGAAGAATGGATGTTAAGCAGAGACAAGCAGTTGAATCAGGAGAGAAAATAGCGATTTTAGATATTCCGTTGCTTTTTGAAAATAAATTAAATCAAACGGTGGATCGAACGATTTTAGTATATGTAGATCAAAATGTTCAAATTAATCGATTAATGAAAAGAAATGATTTAAGCTATGAGCAGGCTGTTAAACGAATAAACGCGCAAATGCCATTACGAGAGAAACTTCTTCTTGCTGATGAAGTAATTAATAATAATGGATCTATGGAAGATTCTATCAACCAAGCGAAGAGGATTTTGGAAAAATGGCAGGTTTTCCCTACCTGA
- the ytaF gene encoding sporulation membrane protein YtaF: MAQVFSLLLLAIAVSIDSFSVGFTYGLRKMKMPLNSILIIACCSGLTLLTAMLVGHVISRIFSPSFAESIGGIILIILGGWILYQYFKPSKEKEVLTEEKNIINFEIKSLGIVINILKKPLSADFDKSGTITGLEAVVLGFALSLDAFGAGIGASMLGFSPLFLTLAVIFMSTSFVSLGIYLGKFLSEKSYMDKFSFIPGIILIIIGILKL, translated from the coding sequence TGGCCCAGGTGTTTTCTCTTTTATTATTAGCAATCGCTGTCAGCATCGATAGCTTTAGTGTTGGTTTTACTTATGGACTGCGAAAAATGAAAATGCCCTTAAATTCTATCCTGATTATCGCCTGTTGTTCTGGTCTGACACTTCTAACAGCAATGTTGGTAGGTCATGTTATTTCAAGGATATTCTCCCCATCGTTTGCAGAAAGTATAGGTGGTATTATATTAATCATATTAGGTGGATGGATTCTTTACCAATATTTTAAGCCGAGTAAAGAAAAGGAAGTTCTAACAGAAGAGAAGAATATTATAAATTTTGAAATAAAATCTTTAGGAATTGTCATCAATATTTTAAAGAAACCTTTATCAGCGGATTTTGATAAATCAGGAACGATTACAGGGCTAGAAGCGGTTGTGTTAGGTTTTGCTCTGTCTTTAGATGCCTTTGGAGCAGGAATTGGTGCTTCTATGCTCGGGTTTTCGCCACTATTTTTAACTCTTGCTGTTATTTTTATGAGTACATCCTTTGTGTCTTTAGGCATTTATCTAGGTAAGTTTTTGTCAGAGAAAAGTTATATGGATAAATTCTCTTTTATTCCCGGGATTATCTTAATCATTATTGGGATTTTAAAACTTTAA